In Amycolatopsis jiangsuensis, the following proteins share a genomic window:
- the rpe gene encoding ribulose-phosphate 3-epimerase — MIAPSILSADFARLGEEIAAVAHPGATRADWVHVDVMDAHFVPNLTLGLPVVQSLLKVTDVPVDCHLMIEDPDRWAVGYAEAGAYNVTVHAEAAHDPVKLAKDLRAAGAKAGLSIKPGTPLENHLDTLKHYDTLLVMSVEPGFGGQSFIADVLEKVRTARRLVDTGHLKLVVEIDGGINADTIEQAAEAGVDCFVAGSAVYGADDPGRAVAALREQAARHRVG, encoded by the coding sequence CTGATCGCACCCAGCATCCTGTCCGCGGACTTCGCCCGGCTCGGCGAGGAGATCGCGGCGGTCGCGCACCCCGGGGCGACCCGGGCCGACTGGGTGCACGTGGACGTGATGGACGCGCACTTCGTGCCCAATCTGACCCTCGGCCTGCCGGTGGTGCAGTCCCTGCTGAAGGTCACCGACGTCCCGGTCGACTGCCACCTGATGATCGAGGACCCGGACCGCTGGGCGGTCGGCTACGCCGAGGCCGGTGCGTACAACGTGACCGTGCACGCGGAGGCAGCCCACGACCCAGTCAAGCTGGCCAAGGACCTGCGCGCCGCGGGGGCGAAAGCGGGTCTGTCGATCAAGCCGGGCACGCCGCTGGAAAACCACCTGGACACGCTCAAGCACTACGACACGCTGCTGGTGATGTCGGTCGAACCGGGCTTCGGCGGGCAGTCGTTCATCGCCGACGTGCTGGAGAAGGTGCGCACCGCGCGCCGGCTGGTGGACACCGGCCACCTCAAGCTGGTCGTCGAGATCGACGGCGGGATCAACGCCGACACCATCGAACAGGCCGCCGAAGCCGGTGTGGACTGCTTCGTGGCCGGGTCGGCCGTCTACGGCGCCGATGACCCGGGCCGGGCGGTCGCCGCGTTGCGCGAGCAGGCCGCGCGGCACCGCGTGGGCTGA
- a CDS encoding flavoprotein gives MTDLGLVASSCGGLDTRFTAELARPAAARGWRLAITLTPTAGQWLETAGGLADLAATTDLPIRTTSRLPGQPRPHPDPRVFLFAPASANSIAKLALGVADNQALTLLGDVLGTPGTTIAVAYQIQDTRVHHPAWQPHLDTLTAAGVRLLRLDPRRPWTAALDLLPPPGP, from the coding sequence GTGACCGACCTGGGCCTGGTCGCCAGCTCGTGCGGTGGGCTGGACACTCGCTTCACCGCCGAGCTGGCCCGGCCCGCGGCCGCCCGCGGCTGGCGGCTCGCGATCACCCTCACGCCCACCGCCGGGCAGTGGCTGGAGACCGCAGGCGGGCTCGCGGACCTCGCCGCGACCACCGACCTGCCGATCCGCACCACCTCCCGGCTGCCGGGACAGCCCCGGCCGCATCCGGACCCGCGGGTGTTCCTCTTCGCGCCCGCGTCGGCGAACTCGATCGCCAAACTCGCCCTCGGCGTCGCCGACAACCAGGCCCTCACCCTGCTCGGCGACGTGCTGGGCACGCCGGGGACCACGATCGCGGTGGCGTATCAGATCCAGGACACCCGCGTGCACCACCCGGCCTGGCAGCCGCACCTGGACACGCTCACCGCGGCCGGGGTCCGGCTGCTGCGGCTCGACCCGCGCCGCCCGTGGACCGCGGCACTGGACCTGCTGCCCCCGCCCGGACCGTGA
- a CDS encoding RsmB/NOP family class I SAM-dependent RNA methyltransferase translates to MNERGQRRPARPQRSRPAPRKSGPRRPPEIDAARQVAFDVLRAVREKDAYANLMLPQLLRERRVTGRDAALATELTYGAARAQGLLDAVIAACVDRPLEKTDPVVLDALRLGAYQLLRTRIPEHAAVGSTVDLVRAEAGSWATGFANAILRTVSTKDEAQWLDELAPDEEKDSIGAYALRTAHPRWVARSFAEALGDKGADLKAALEADDERPEVHLVARPGEISADELAAITGGDPAPYSPYGVRLPAGAGDPADAEPVRERLAAVQDEGSQLCAVAATKAPLSGSDERWLDLCAGPGGKAALLGALAKISGARVDAVEKAPHRARLVENATTGLPVTVHVGDGRESGLEPGYDRVLVDAPCSGLGALRRRPEARWRRKPSDVADLTKLQGELLVAALDLVRPGGVVAYVVCSPHLAETEGVVGEIARRTKSEVLDARGFFPGVPQLGEGPYVQLWPHRHGTDAMFCALLRKP, encoded by the coding sequence GTGAACGAACGTGGACAGCGGAGGCCGGCCCGGCCCCAGCGGAGCCGTCCGGCCCCGCGCAAATCGGGGCCACGCCGCCCGCCGGAGATCGACGCCGCCCGGCAGGTCGCGTTCGACGTGCTGCGCGCGGTGCGGGAGAAGGACGCGTACGCCAACCTGATGCTGCCGCAGCTGCTGCGGGAACGCCGGGTGACCGGCCGCGACGCGGCGCTGGCCACCGAGCTGACCTACGGTGCCGCGCGGGCGCAGGGGCTGCTCGACGCGGTGATCGCGGCCTGTGTCGACCGCCCGCTCGAGAAGACCGACCCGGTGGTGCTCGACGCGCTGCGGCTCGGCGCGTACCAGCTGCTGCGCACCCGGATCCCCGAGCACGCCGCCGTCGGGTCCACTGTGGACCTCGTGCGGGCGGAAGCGGGTTCGTGGGCAACGGGTTTCGCCAACGCGATCCTGCGCACGGTGTCCACGAAGGACGAAGCGCAGTGGCTCGACGAGCTCGCGCCGGACGAGGAGAAGGACTCGATCGGCGCCTACGCGCTGCGCACCGCGCACCCGCGCTGGGTGGCGCGTTCGTTCGCGGAGGCGCTGGGGGACAAGGGCGCGGACCTGAAGGCCGCGCTGGAAGCCGACGACGAACGGCCGGAGGTGCACCTGGTCGCCCGGCCCGGCGAGATCAGCGCCGACGAACTGGCCGCGATCACCGGCGGCGACCCCGCGCCGTACTCGCCCTACGGGGTACGGCTGCCCGCGGGCGCCGGCGATCCGGCGGACGCCGAACCGGTCCGTGAACGCCTTGCCGCGGTGCAGGACGAGGGCAGCCAGCTGTGCGCGGTCGCGGCCACGAAGGCGCCGCTGTCCGGCTCCGACGAGCGGTGGCTCGACCTGTGCGCCGGCCCCGGCGGCAAGGCCGCGCTGCTGGGCGCGCTCGCGAAGATCAGCGGTGCGCGCGTGGACGCCGTGGAGAAGGCGCCGCACCGTGCCCGGCTCGTCGAGAACGCCACGACGGGCCTGCCGGTCACCGTGCACGTCGGCGACGGCCGCGAGTCCGGGCTCGAACCCGGGTACGACCGGGTCCTCGTCGACGCCCCCTGCAGTGGTCTCGGCGCGTTGCGGCGCCGTCCCGAAGCACGGTGGCGGCGCAAGCCCTCGGACGTCGCGGACCTCACGAAGCTGCAGGGCGAACTGCTCGTGGCCGCGCTGGACCTGGTGCGGCCCGGTGGCGTCGTGGCCTACGTCGTGTGCTCGCCGCACCTCGCCGAGACCGAGGGCGTGGTCGGGGAGATCGCGCGCCGTACGAAGTCCGAGGTGCTGGACGCGCGCGGGTTCTTCCCCGGCGTGCCGCAGCTCGGCGAAGGGCCGTACGTGCAGCTGTGGCCGCACCGGCACGGCACGGACGCGATGTTCTGCGCCCTGCTGCGCAAGCCGTGA
- the fmt gene encoding methionyl-tRNA formyltransferase gives MRLVFAGTPEPAVPSLRALLASGRHEVVAVVTRPDAQAGRGRKVLRSPVGALADEHGIEVLTPARAGDPDFLDRLRELAPDLCPVVAYGALLPQRALDVPAHGWVNLHFSLLPAWRGAAPVQASIRAGDEITGASTFRIVKELDAGPVFGVVTEQIAAADTAGVLLERLARSGADLLQSTVDGIEDGTLQAVEQPGEGVSYAPKVTVEDARVSFADPAAAVDRLVRAVTPEPGAWAEFRGERFKLGPVTVLDEPGPAPGELVVERKRVLVGTATKPVRLGEVQAPGKKRMAATDWARGTRIDEGERLR, from the coding sequence ATGCGACTCGTCTTCGCCGGCACCCCGGAGCCTGCCGTGCCGTCGCTGCGCGCGCTGCTCGCGTCCGGGCGGCACGAGGTCGTCGCCGTGGTCACACGGCCGGACGCCCAAGCCGGGCGCGGGCGCAAGGTGCTGCGTTCCCCGGTGGGTGCCCTCGCCGACGAGCACGGCATCGAGGTCCTCACCCCCGCGCGGGCCGGCGACCCGGACTTCCTCGACCGGCTGCGGGAGCTGGCCCCGGACCTCTGCCCGGTGGTGGCCTACGGCGCGCTGCTGCCGCAGCGGGCGCTCGACGTCCCGGCGCACGGCTGGGTCAACCTGCACTTCTCGCTGCTGCCCGCTTGGCGCGGGGCGGCGCCGGTGCAGGCCTCGATCCGCGCGGGCGACGAGATCACCGGCGCGTCCACGTTCCGGATCGTGAAGGAGCTCGACGCCGGCCCGGTGTTCGGCGTCGTCACCGAGCAGATCGCCGCCGCGGACACCGCGGGCGTGCTGCTGGAGCGGCTCGCCCGTTCGGGCGCGGACCTGCTGCAGTCCACTGTGGACGGCATCGAGGACGGCACCCTGCAGGCGGTCGAGCAGCCCGGTGAGGGCGTGAGCTATGCGCCGAAGGTGACGGTGGAGGACGCGCGGGTGTCTTTCGCCGACCCGGCCGCCGCCGTCGACCGGTTGGTCCGCGCGGTCACCCCGGAACCCGGTGCGTGGGCGGAATTCCGCGGAGAGCGGTTCAAGCTGGGGCCGGTCACGGTGCTCGACGAGCCCGGGCCCGCGCCCGGCGAGCTGGTCGTGGAGCGCAAGCGGGTGCTCGTGGGCACAGCGACGAAACCGGTGCGGCTGGGCGAGGTCCAGGCGCCGGGCAAGAAACGGATGGCGGCCACCGACTGGGCGCGCGGAACGCGGATCGACGAAGGAGAGCGCCTGCGGTGA
- a CDS encoding GatB/YqeY domain-containing protein, producing MTTLKATLHDDLTTAMKARDQLRSATLRLTLSAIGYEETAGDAARELSDDEVRKVITREVKKRRDAADAFAKAGRAESAERELAEAEVLTAYLPAQLPDDELRALVTEAVTETGASGMSGMGAVMKAVQPKIAGRAEGGRVAAEVKRQLAAG from the coding sequence ATGACCACGCTGAAGGCGACCCTGCATGACGACCTGACGACCGCGATGAAGGCCCGTGACCAGCTGCGCTCGGCGACACTGCGGCTGACGCTGTCGGCGATCGGCTACGAGGAGACCGCGGGCGACGCCGCCCGCGAACTGTCCGACGACGAGGTGCGCAAGGTCATCACCCGGGAGGTGAAGAAGCGCCGGGACGCCGCGGACGCGTTCGCGAAAGCCGGCCGCGCCGAGTCCGCGGAGCGTGAGCTGGCCGAGGCGGAGGTGCTCACGGCGTACCTGCCTGCCCAGCTGCCGGACGACGAACTGCGGGCACTGGTGACCGAAGCGGTGACCGAGACCGGTGCGTCCGGAATGAGCGGCATGGGCGCGGTGATGAAAGCGGTCCAGCCGAAGATCGCCGGGCGCGCGGAGGGCGGTCGCGTGGCGGCCGAGGTGAAACGGCAGCTGGCCGCGGGCTGA
- a CDS encoding Crp/Fnr family transcriptional regulator — protein sequence METTGFWPALGPAERGKVAELAVRRSYRRGEVVCREGDRSVAVVLLVSGHVRITNATSDGREVVIAVRGAGDVVAELGALDGRPRSATVEALDELEALVVPAPRFAALCRRDPAISWVLLLVLAARLRDAGRQRTDLGGGTIARRVAAQLMQLAVEHGVQRGSDLVVAIPGTQAELAMTAAISRESWARATRELRRRGVISTARRQVVVHRLGELRRLAR from the coding sequence GTGGAGACGACCGGATTCTGGCCGGCGCTGGGCCCGGCCGAACGCGGCAAGGTGGCGGAGCTCGCGGTGCGCCGCAGCTACCGCCGGGGCGAAGTGGTCTGCCGCGAGGGCGACCGCTCCGTGGCAGTGGTGTTGCTGGTGTCCGGGCACGTCCGGATCACCAACGCGACCTCCGACGGGCGGGAGGTGGTGATCGCGGTGCGCGGCGCGGGCGACGTGGTCGCCGAACTCGGCGCGCTCGACGGCCGGCCACGTTCGGCGACGGTGGAGGCGCTGGACGAGCTCGAAGCGCTCGTCGTGCCCGCGCCGCGGTTCGCCGCGCTCTGCCGGCGCGACCCGGCGATTTCGTGGGTGCTGCTGCTGGTACTGGCGGCGCGGCTGCGTGACGCGGGGCGCCAGCGCACGGACCTCGGCGGCGGCACGATCGCCAGGCGCGTCGCGGCGCAGCTGATGCAGCTGGCGGTGGAACACGGGGTGCAGCGCGGGAGCGACCTCGTGGTCGCGATTCCCGGCACCCAGGCGGAACTCGCGATGACAGCGGCGATTTCCCGCGAGTCGTGGGCGCGCGCGACCCGCGAGCTCCGGCGGCGAGGCGTGATCAGCACCGCGCGCCGCCAGGTGGTCGTCCACCGGCTCGGCGAGCTGCGCCGGCTCGCCCGCTGA
- a CDS encoding helix-turn-helix domain-containing protein: protein MSQPSPALASRLRALRKESWPGVVLTQRMLADAFGVSNGLLSSWENTGSPVAPPPARLDAYATFFATHRSVDGEGVRVLPVDQLTEQERELRSKLLTELTGLRGSADELPAATGYAIGNLWRFPPEQDVVIVVSELPDTMRTSYADPASPDYARLLRYGDPDALIELYGHIRACTPTSKVSFRTASRELLRPEEYTAHLVLLGGVDWNPQTRELLDRIDAPVRQKPRETDGSPGGAKSGHFEATRSDGSVEVLGSKMSGGTLVEDVTLFYRGPNPLNRKRTVTVCNGMHARGTLGAVRALTDPRFRDRNQSYLDQRFAGAASFSILSRVPVFNNQGLTPDWTVSGNRLHEWSDVDTHHDS, encoded by the coding sequence ATGTCCCAGCCCAGCCCCGCTCTTGCCAGCCGCCTCCGCGCTCTCCGCAAGGAGAGCTGGCCCGGCGTCGTGCTCACCCAGCGGATGCTCGCCGACGCGTTCGGGGTGAGCAACGGGCTGCTGTCGTCCTGGGAGAACACCGGCAGCCCGGTGGCGCCGCCGCCGGCCCGCCTCGACGCGTACGCCACCTTCTTCGCCACCCACCGCTCGGTCGACGGCGAAGGGGTCCGGGTGCTGCCGGTCGACCAGCTCACCGAGCAGGAGCGGGAACTCCGCTCGAAGCTGCTCACCGAGCTCACCGGCCTGCGCGGCAGCGCCGACGAACTGCCCGCGGCGACCGGGTACGCCATCGGCAACCTGTGGCGCTTCCCGCCGGAGCAGGACGTCGTGATCGTGGTGTCCGAGCTGCCGGACACCATGCGCACCTCCTACGCCGACCCGGCCAGCCCGGACTACGCGCGCCTGCTCCGCTACGGCGACCCGGACGCGCTGATCGAGCTGTACGGCCACATCCGGGCCTGCACCCCGACCAGCAAGGTCTCCTTCCGCACCGCCAGCAGGGAACTGCTGCGTCCCGAGGAGTACACCGCGCACCTGGTGCTGCTCGGCGGTGTCGACTGGAACCCGCAGACCCGCGAGCTGCTCGACCGGATCGACGCGCCGGTGCGGCAGAAACCCCGCGAGACGGACGGCTCCCCCGGCGGAGCGAAGTCCGGCCACTTCGAGGCGACCCGCAGCGACGGCAGCGTCGAGGTCCTCGGCTCGAAGATGTCCGGCGGCACGCTGGTCGAGGACGTCACGCTGTTCTACCGCGGCCCCAACCCGCTCAACCGCAAGCGCACGGTGACCGTGTGCAACGGGATGCACGCCCGCGGCACGCTCGGCGCCGTGCGGGCGCTGACCGACCCCCGCTTCCGCGACCGCAACCAGTCCTACCTCGACCAGCGGTTCGCCGGCGCGGCGTCGTTCAGCATCCTCAGCCGGGTGCCCGTGTTCAACAACCAGGGCCTCACCCCCGACTGGACGGTGTCCGGCAACCGGCTGCACGAATGGTCCGATGTGGACACCCACCACGACAGCTAG
- a CDS encoding dipeptidyl-peptidase 5 — protein MTTVLDPADAFDLNFVRDARISPDGSTVVYAVSSTIRGASADSSVLWTLDLQSGDRRALTDAQGVATAPRWSPDGNAIAYVESSDTPSLMVVPAAGGEPRRLTPEGQVVVGAPTWAPDGRRIAVAAGTPLQPDTTVLRVTSRVFRAEGFGLVDAMSLGICVADVSGEHTGMLLEGTSAFQCSEPRWSPRGDRILFVAQFDVTTSLVAFPKLRTVDVTSGEVHDVLGDWGGAEVAEWLPGGERIAFIGAPAGSRVMTNMGLWIVGDDGVPERRLPDGPWHVGSRAYQDLPLWDLILAGGLVVESARHACVTVQTGGAAVIWKVALTGPEEHTEIAGGERTCIVVDSHPDTGRLFVATDLFHPTELYLAGDRERRLTHLNDEILASWPDMRAEHLRISAPDALEFDGWFFTRSDAHGPQPTVLHIHGGPFTTVGHVFRFDFHLLASRGIGVTFSNFRGSTGYGQEFMDAIGNDWGAAGFPDHMATIDAAIDRGLADRDRLGVWGASHGGLATSWIVGHTSRFAAAIAEASVTDYVLAYYTCDIPDAWAVQHGGRPDQVGDLMRARSPLTYAANCTTPILMLHCEGDLRCPLNQAEAFHRAVLDAGGTSEIAAIHGGSHIGDAMGPPAVRLAQDEALLDWFTRYLTAPG, from the coding sequence ATGACCACCGTTCTCGATCCCGCGGACGCCTTCGACCTGAACTTCGTTCGCGATGCCCGAATCTCGCCGGACGGCAGCACGGTCGTCTACGCGGTTTCGTCGACGATCCGAGGCGCGTCCGCCGACTCGAGCGTGTTGTGGACCCTCGATCTGCAGTCCGGCGACCGGCGCGCCCTCACCGATGCCCAGGGCGTGGCGACGGCGCCGCGCTGGTCGCCCGACGGCAACGCCATCGCCTATGTCGAGTCGAGCGACACCCCGTCGCTCATGGTCGTCCCGGCCGCCGGTGGCGAGCCCCGCAGGCTGACCCCCGAGGGTCAGGTTGTCGTCGGTGCCCCGACGTGGGCACCGGACGGGCGGCGGATCGCCGTGGCCGCCGGCACCCCGTTGCAGCCGGACACCACTGTTCTGCGGGTCACCAGCCGAGTGTTCCGCGCCGAAGGATTCGGGCTCGTCGACGCGATGTCGCTCGGCATCTGCGTCGCCGACGTTTCCGGCGAGCACACCGGCATGCTGCTCGAAGGAACGAGCGCGTTCCAGTGTTCCGAGCCGCGCTGGTCTCCCCGTGGTGACCGGATCCTGTTCGTCGCCCAGTTCGACGTCACCACCTCGTTGGTCGCCTTTCCCAAGCTGCGCACGGTCGACGTGACTTCGGGCGAGGTGCACGACGTCCTCGGTGACTGGGGTGGTGCCGAGGTGGCCGAGTGGCTGCCCGGCGGCGAGCGGATCGCGTTCATCGGTGCGCCGGCCGGCTCGCGGGTCATGACGAACATGGGGTTGTGGATCGTCGGCGACGACGGCGTACCCGAGCGACGGCTGCCGGACGGTCCCTGGCACGTGGGCTCTCGCGCGTACCAGGACCTGCCGTTGTGGGACCTCATCCTCGCCGGCGGGCTCGTCGTGGAATCGGCCCGGCACGCCTGCGTGACCGTGCAGACGGGCGGCGCGGCAGTCATCTGGAAAGTGGCGCTCACCGGCCCCGAAGAGCACACCGAGATCGCCGGCGGGGAACGCACCTGCATCGTGGTCGACAGCCATCCGGACACCGGCAGGCTGTTCGTCGCGACCGACCTGTTCCATCCGACCGAGCTGTACCTGGCCGGTGACCGCGAACGCCGGCTGACTCACCTCAACGACGAAATCCTGGCGTCATGGCCGGACATGCGCGCGGAACACCTGCGGATCAGCGCGCCGGACGCGCTCGAATTCGACGGCTGGTTCTTCACCCGAAGCGACGCTCACGGACCCCAGCCGACCGTGCTGCACATCCACGGCGGCCCGTTCACCACCGTCGGTCACGTCTTCCGGTTCGACTTCCATCTGCTGGCTTCCCGCGGCATCGGCGTCACGTTCTCCAACTTCCGCGGGTCCACCGGGTACGGCCAGGAGTTCATGGACGCCATCGGCAACGACTGGGGAGCGGCCGGGTTCCCCGACCACATGGCCACCATCGACGCCGCGATCGACCGCGGGCTCGCCGACCGCGACCGGCTCGGCGTGTGGGGCGCTTCCCACGGCGGGCTCGCCACCTCCTGGATCGTCGGGCACACGTCCCGCTTCGCCGCCGCGATCGCCGAAGCATCGGTCACCGACTACGTCCTGGCCTACTACACCTGCGACATCCCCGACGCCTGGGCGGTCCAGCACGGCGGACGCCCGGACCAGGTCGGTGACCTGATGCGCGCCCGGTCACCGCTCACCTACGCCGCGAACTGCACCACACCCATCCTGATGCTGCACTGCGAAGGCGACCTCCGCTGTCCCCTCAACCAGGCAGAAGCCTTCCACCGCGCCGTTCTCGACGCCGGCGGCACCAGCGAGATCGCCGCGATCCACGGCGGCAGCCACATCGGCGACGCGATGGGACCACCCGCCGTCCGCCTCGCCCAGGACGAAGCCCTTCTCGACTGGTTCACTCGCTACCTCACCGCACCCGGGTGA
- a CDS encoding SRPBCC family protein yields the protein MSARPAPVTATPSRIVDLVTHNTVEILAEPADIWPFLLDTDSWKQGAKPTWESGEPNAVGEVRVARAVIDGVEYALTVETVVLDPPHRKVVKLLTGSPEDPGWAAWQLVPLGRSTLVSYDVYSRHDIADAGMTTGDYRAANRLRFDAELAELTRLVEKPG from the coding sequence ATGTCCGCACGTCCAGCACCTGTCACCGCCACGCCTTCGCGCATCGTCGACCTCGTCACCCACAACACCGTCGAAATCCTCGCGGAGCCGGCGGACATCTGGCCGTTCCTGCTCGACACGGACAGCTGGAAGCAGGGCGCGAAGCCGACCTGGGAATCGGGTGAGCCGAACGCCGTCGGGGAGGTGCGGGTGGCCCGCGCGGTGATCGACGGCGTCGAGTACGCCCTGACTGTCGAGACGGTCGTGCTCGATCCGCCCCACCGCAAGGTCGTGAAGCTCCTGACCGGCTCACCGGAGGATCCGGGATGGGCGGCGTGGCAGCTCGTCCCGCTCGGGCGTTCGACGCTCGTGAGCTACGACGTCTACAGCCGGCACGACATCGCGGACGCCGGGATGACCACCGGCGACTACCGCGCGGCCAACCGGCTCCGTTTCGATGCCGAGCTCGCCGAGCTCACACGGCTGGTCGAGAAGCCCGGCTGA
- a CDS encoding primosomal protein N' produces MSSSEPAPLWDLPEPSRSAPEPKAAPARKTAARKPARSRKGQQQPAPTLPVAKIVVDIPLAHLDRTFDYQVPEKLHETAVPGCRVRVRFAGQLVDGYLVERTDTTEYERTLAYLERVTSSEPVLPPALHAVCRAAADRYAGTLSDVLRLALPPRHAKAEAEPPAEPAPAPVAPEVSAWSRYQRGEAFLEAVAEGRPANAVWQALPGEDWPRRLAEAAATAAAHGRGAVLVVPDHRDLARVHEACIELVGEQGVAALIAGLGPAERYRRWLSVLRGAVRVVVGTRAAMFAPVADPGLFVVWDDGDDLHLDPHAPYPHVRDVLMDRAHAAKSALLVGGFARTAEAQLLVESGWAHQVQAGRGELRAAAPRVTPVGEDFDVARDEAARVARLPAVAFEAARQAFAAGLPALVQVPRRGYVPGLSCGHCRTPAHCRRCAGPLALPGGSADGAPRPPACRWCGVPETAFRCPACGSVRLRAVVVGAKRTAEELGRAFPGIPVRTSGAAEVLATVPGRPALVVCTPGAEPVAEGGYGAALLLDGWALLGRQDLRAAEETLRRWMAAGALVRPASAGGRVVVGAEAGLPVVQALVRWDPGWHASQELDQRRELGFPPAMRMASVEGSPSAVASVLDDLPLPDTGEVLGPVPLGEFDEEGNAARERALIRVARPEGRALATLMRDATARRDARKATEPVRVQLDPLELI; encoded by the coding sequence GTGAGCAGCTCCGAACCCGCCCCGCTGTGGGACCTGCCGGAGCCTTCGCGCTCCGCGCCGGAGCCGAAGGCCGCGCCGGCCAGGAAGACCGCCGCCCGCAAGCCCGCGCGGTCCCGCAAGGGCCAGCAGCAGCCCGCGCCCACACTGCCGGTCGCGAAGATCGTCGTGGACATTCCGCTCGCGCACCTGGACCGCACGTTCGACTACCAGGTGCCGGAGAAGCTGCACGAGACCGCGGTGCCCGGCTGCCGGGTCCGGGTGCGGTTCGCCGGGCAGCTGGTCGACGGCTATCTGGTCGAGCGCACCGACACCACCGAGTACGAGCGCACACTCGCCTATCTGGAGCGGGTCACCTCGAGTGAACCCGTGCTGCCGCCTGCCCTGCACGCGGTCTGCCGGGCCGCGGCCGACCGCTACGCCGGCACGCTGTCGGACGTGCTGCGGCTGGCGTTGCCGCCGCGGCATGCGAAGGCCGAAGCGGAACCGCCGGCCGAGCCGGCTCCGGCCCCTGTCGCGCCGGAGGTGTCCGCCTGGTCCCGGTATCAGCGCGGCGAAGCGTTCCTGGAAGCAGTCGCCGAAGGACGTCCGGCGAACGCCGTCTGGCAGGCCCTGCCCGGTGAGGACTGGCCGCGCCGGCTCGCCGAGGCCGCGGCGACCGCGGCGGCACACGGCCGGGGCGCGGTGCTCGTCGTTCCGGACCACCGTGACCTCGCGCGGGTGCACGAGGCGTGCATCGAGCTGGTGGGGGAGCAGGGCGTGGCGGCGCTGATCGCCGGCCTGGGGCCGGCCGAGCGGTACCGCCGCTGGCTTTCCGTGCTGCGCGGCGCCGTGCGAGTGGTGGTCGGCACGCGTGCCGCGATGTTCGCGCCGGTCGCCGATCCGGGATTGTTCGTGGTGTGGGACGACGGCGACGACCTGCACCTCGATCCGCACGCGCCGTACCCGCACGTGCGGGACGTGCTGATGGATCGGGCGCACGCCGCGAAGTCGGCACTGCTGGTCGGCGGCTTCGCCCGGACCGCCGAGGCGCAGCTGCTGGTGGAATCCGGCTGGGCGCACCAGGTTCAGGCCGGCCGCGGGGAACTGCGCGCAGCCGCGCCGCGCGTCACGCCGGTGGGCGAGGATTTCGACGTGGCGCGCGACGAAGCCGCCCGGGTCGCCCGGTTGCCGGCTGTCGCCTTCGAAGCCGCGCGGCAGGCTTTCGCCGCGGGTTTGCCCGCGCTGGTGCAGGTGCCCCGCCGCGGATACGTGCCCGGTTTGTCCTGCGGCCACTGCCGGACGCCCGCGCACTGCCGCCGGTGCGCCGGTCCGCTCGCCTTGCCGGGCGGTTCGGCCGACGGTGCGCCGCGACCGCCCGCCTGCCGCTGGTGCGGGGTCCCGGAAACCGCTTTCCGTTGTCCCGCATGTGGTTCCGTCCGCCTGCGCGCGGTGGTGGTCGGTGCGAAGCGCACCGCCGAGGAGCTGGGCCGGGCGTTCCCGGGCATCCCGGTCCGCACGTCCGGCGCCGCCGAGGTGCTGGCGACCGTGCCCGGCCGACCGGCGCTGGTCGTGTGCACCCCGGGTGCGGAACCGGTGGCCGAAGGCGGCTACGGCGCGGCCCTGCTGCTGGACGGCTGGGCGTTGCTGGGACGGCAGGACCTGCGTGCGGCGGAGGAAACGCTGCGCCGCTGGATGGCCGCGGGCGCCTTGGTCCGCCCGGCCTCGGCCGGGGGCCGGGTGGTCGTCGGCGCCGAGGCGGGGCTGCCGGTCGTGCAGGCGCTGGTGCGCTGGGACCCGGGCTGGCACGCGAGCCAGGAGCTGGACCAGCGCCGGGAGCTGGGCTTCCCGCCGGCGATGCGGATGGCGAGCGTCGAAGGCAGCCCGAGCGCGGTGGCGAGTGTGCTGGACGACCTCCCGCTGCCGGACACCGGCGAGGTCCTCGGCCCGGTCCCGCTGGGCGAGTTCGACGAGGAGGGCAACGCCGCGCGGGAACGCGCGCTGATCCGGGTGGCCCGCCCGGAGGGCCGTGCACTGGCGACGCTGATGCGAGACGCAACCGCCCGGCGGGACGCCCGCAAGGCCACCGAACCGGTGCGGGTACAGCTGGACCCGCTGGAACTGATCTGA